Part of the Thunnus albacares chromosome 11, fThuAlb1.1, whole genome shotgun sequence genome, GGTGTGTGAGGGCCTTGAATCAGTTCAATCAACTGTTCCTGTTTTGGGCAAATGAAGGTATTTTTAACTGCCCATATATAAGCATGTCTTGTACATGCACTTTAAAGCATAAAAATGTGCTGTAGACTGTGCTACAGTAAATCACCTCAAAGCCAAATACCCACTAGTGAAACTATAAGCTGATGCCATTGAAAGGGTTTGTTTATGAGCATTTCAAATGTGTAGTGGAGTATGTCAACCACTGAAGCCTTCACTCCTCACTCACCCCTGGGTGTGAAAGGATGGGGGCAATCGGGGGGTGGCAACCCTAGCCCATAAATCCCTAGTGGAGTGGaacattgtatgtgtgtgcctgcatgtgtgtgattgtgcacAGATGGATAGGCAGCAAGTCAAAGGGAACAAGAAGAAACTCAGACGTAGAAAACAAGGTTTGAAAGAGAaatttgaaagcaaattgaaaCTCCAGAAATTATTGCTCTCCATCTCACTCTGTTCATGGTCATCAAAGCATTCATGGACGTGGGGTTAGAGACAGAGAATgatctttttaaaaagaggGAAAATGGAGATAAGTGTGTGACTCCTGCTGAGAAACAGGTGGAATTCCTCAGATGTCTTGGGGAGAAAACCAGGGAGGCATGCAGAGACTGGTTTCCTCAGTCCTTAGTAGGCAGACcaacaaaaaatgtcagtgtattAAGACATAAACACAGATGGTCATTTGCAATGGCCAAAACATGGCCAGATGTTACCATGTTTTATGGGGAATGTGGAGGGGAGTACACCTGAAATATCTTGACTTTGATCATCATGGTCAAGAATTCCCTAGAAGTCATTGGAACTTGTAAAGTTTCCTAAAGTCTAACCCTGATTTTTGCTTTCCAGTCAACACTGTAGAATGCTtccttttaaagaaaatgtttctctttattacatttagaaaaagtACAATGTTTCAAGCCCTGAACTAGCTCTTCATCATAAAGAGGTATCAAACTGACTCAGGTGTGTGTCACTAAATAAATAGTCTTAGTCACTCCCATAGGTGTGGCTACCACAGGATTGGTGCACAACTCCAAGATAGACCATTTTGATGATTACCTATGCTTGTTAATAAGTACCTCTGATGGACTCTGGAACTTTTATAGAATTTTCAATCTACCTACATAATTTCTTTCTTTGGACAAGAAAGATGTGCCTGTGTTTTACACACTGATTGCTTGAAGTCTAATTCTGACCATGACCAATACAAATAAAGATATCATAAAGGTTGTGTGCTGAAATGCATCAGTTAAATAAATGCATTCTCGTTCAGTAGATCACTAAAGGTTGCCAAGTTATCTTTCAGACTTTTACTGCAATCTACAGCAAGATAGATACATCAGTGTTGTGTAGGAATTCCATATGTCTGTCAAACTATATCCTGGTGTAAGCAATTATGTTTATTCATAACAGATAGATACAAATGATCCTCATCTTCTtaacctttctgtttctgtccttttttcccAATAGGAAGACAATGAGATCCCCTCCACTGTGTTTGTCAAAGACTCCCTCAAGACCCCACAACCAAGCCAGTGTGATGCAGCGTCAACCCATCCTACTCCATCTGTTTCTGGGTCTGTTGATGGCATCCGTGTGCCTGAGGGTCTTCAGACCATTAGCCTGTCCtctgatgacgatgatgatcTTGCAATACATGCAGAGGAGGATGATATGCTAGAAGGCGAGGCTGCAATGGGTACTTCGCATAACTTTGAGAGAAGGGCTGACAGGTTCAAGCGCTCTAGCCTGAAGAAGGTTGATAGCCTCAAGAAGGCCTTCTCACGCCAGAGCATTGAGAAGAAGATGACCCAGATCACCACCAAGATTGTGCCACCAGAGAAGCGGGACAAAATCAAGAAGAGCCTCACTCCTAACCATCCGAAGAGCCCAACTGCCAAAAGCTCCTCGTTCAAGGTGTCTCCCATGACCTTCAATGTCAAGAAGGTCAGAGATGGGGAGGCCCCAACACAAGACATGGGCTCACCTGGTGAAGAAGCCCATGTGGAGATTCCTCCTCTGGGAAGCTTAGATGGAGAGATTCCCTTGGCAGAGGTGCATACCCAGGAAGGCGTTGTGGAGGAGATTCGGGAGATGCTGAGCCCCTCCACCCCAGACAGCATGAAGGCACAGCTGGCAATCAATGGAGAAGCACCAAGCATTGAGTGTGAGATAAATGGTCATCGCTCTGCTGGCTTGGCAGTCCCAGAGCATGATGATGATATTGGCgaggatgatgaagaagaggaagaagagcaaCAGAAAAGCCCTgctgaaacagcagcagatgccAAGATTCCCACAGCAACAATTGCTGTGGAGCAAGTGTCTTAAtatgatttgattgatttgattattGACCATCAGTTCTAGTTTCccattctttgttttcctcctcacATTTCTACATTTACTGAACACCCAGCAGGCATAAAATATCCCTCCATTGTAAACAGTCTTGTGTTCttgccacaaacacacacactcagatacaCTAGAAACATACTCTGCATTGAAACTCTCCCTTCAATGGTAGTTCATCCTCGGACCATTCCTGCAAAACCTACCTTTGTTTATCACTAGCACAGTCTAAAAACCTTGATTACTACATAAGTAACTATGTTATCAACACCCCACAGCGCATATCAGAAAGAGTTCTGATTGAAGCATCCAGTTCGAGTGCTTCCTAAAACCATCCAGGCAGCTTGTCCAAAGCAAGCAACATTGCACCAGTGTACCACAACTCACTCCCATCAAGTGGTGCCCACCACTTCAATAGCAGCACATCTCCAGGGCGCTGGGCCAACTATCTCCATCTTGCTGTGTTTGTCTGCCTCTGGACCTCTCTTCctcactgacaaatagcctctttgttctttgtgtttttgtgaaaaataGTAAATCTTTGGCAACAGTGGTACTGCCCACAGCCTGTTGATGTAGTGTGTTGCCAGGTTGTGCAAGGGTTGGAATGGGAGTTTCTGGCTTTTCACTAAAACGGCCCTGGGGTGTTTTGTAGTGAACTAGAGGTTGTTTACTAAATTCTTTGGACCTGTGCTGAATGAGCCCTGATGTTAACTAACAGGTGACTATACTTAAGTTTATACTTTGTCCGAGTGGCTCTGTCTTGCCTCCTGTCCTTTACCTGCAGTTGTGAAATTGTATATTACTCCTGTCAGTGAGATCCAATTCATAATTTCAGACCTTATTATTGATGTCTTACCTGGAATACCATATAAGTTGCATGTGGTATATCAAAATATTATAGTAATTTGTGATTTCCAGTTGAGTAACAGTTTGCATTTGCTGAAAAGTAGATATTGAAATAGTCAAAATGTCCTTGTAGACCACACTTGTTTGCTACTCTTAAAAAGatataagaaaaacatttattgagaAATCTAGTCAGCATTTGAACTCCTAAATAAAGGACATCATTGCAGGATAGAAGGTCCTCTAAATAGAGAGGAAAATGTTTGCGACATGAAGGTCCCTACAGGTTTTGACACTGATACACTAAATTTCCCTTTTATAGCCCTTTGTCTTATTGCAGGGCAGctttgtatgtttatgtacaGGAATTATTTTTTCTATGTGAGGCACACTACTCTCTTGGTATTTAGAGCGTCTACAACCTAAAATAGTAACTTTATGATAACTGCCTTTAGTGTGTGTactttatacagtaaatgtatctgtgaattttttttttgagtgattACATAATAGTTGGgtgttatatatataattcCTGTTTTCTTTCAGGCATCCATAATTTGCATGGTGAAATGTTTACTCGGTTACACATGTTTCTGACATAAACATTTATCTTATACATTTTCCAGGGCACTATCACTACAGCCCCTCCTCTGAGATACATGCACGCACGTACTCCTACAGTGCCTTTATCTTGCACAAGCTGGTATGAGTAATTGCACTCCAGAAGGGATGGATTCCTATGGTTTTGTAGATAAAAGTGATAATAAAACATGccttaagattttttttctcttccaagGAATTCCTTGCAGTTATCACTGTATGGGGCGTAGTCAGTGTTTGATACCAGCTACATAGAAACAGAGAAAGTTTAAATTTGAAAGAGAGTGCAAATGTATGAATCAGTCAACTTCATGTTTGGAAGTCATGCCCGGGAGTTTCTATAAAGTGACCTTCCTCTTGTTGCACATTGTTAGCGATTTACCAACCTTAGTTACAGATGTCTAATGCCATGACTCTCTAAAAATAATTTTAGCAAGTGATACCAGGTGCCAGGGATCCAACATACAAGAGAGGTCACAGGAGTGGATCAAGGCAGAGGACAGCATTCCTTGGTTTGACGAATGACTCCTGCTCAGCCTATTTTTCATGCTCTTGGCCTCCTTGTTGAGACAGtgcaaagagaggaaagaggttgTCTGGAACCACAGGTGTTCTGCCCCTGTAGAGGCTCCTGGGCATGAGCTCGTAGTGGAAGGGGGACAAGTGTGGGTGTTGGGAAGTGTGGGAAAGCTGTTGGGTAGGATAATAAATTTGCGATTGCGTTATGCATATATGCTGCTTGACAGAAATGTGAGATTCTGAAATGCATTAGACAATGGGATGTATATGACGCTTTTAGGGGGTGTACATATAAATAGCTGGCACTGCAGGATCAATCCTTTCAAGTCCTTCATGTTTTACAAAATTTAACATGTAAGTTTCCTCAGCTGACATTGTAGGGAGAAATAAAGATAGACATAAATGATTTTTAAACAACTTGCTACCTGTTTATATTGAATATGCTTAGACACACAGAggattattttcttcttctttgtatAAATCACATTACTGGAAAAAGGATCGAACACTAGGATTATGTACATTCTGTGTAATGTAGAGGTTAAAATGTGATTGGCTCAGATGTATTTTCTGCTTCTTATTCTTGCAATTGTTTTACTTTGGTGATATTTCTTTCTGCTAATGTTAATGTagatttgtgtatgtgtgtaaaagtctgtttttatttgttttgaaatcAGACTGTCTAATCTGaatcatcaccttcatcatcatcatcatcatcatcatcatcatcatcatattatGTTAGAAACCGTTTAAAAACCAGATACCTAATACAGCATTGTCCGGATAGTGATATTGTGTTTACTATCATGTTTGTTCATATAAGGGTCTTACTTTATATCCTGTTCATTTAGTAAACCACTTAAACCAAAGACATTTCCTTCACAGCAGAAGATTCCCTGCCACTTGTGTGTTAACTCAAATGCATTCCTCCTGACACTTGTTTCTAACGTCTTGTGAACATGCAGGAATTTCCTTTCAAATGTTAGTATTATATACATCAATAAAAATTTTATAACTTTCAACGTTTGTTTGTGATCTTTGTTTGATATCCTCCAGGTAAAAGGAGACGAGTAAATGTCACGTTTCACATTGTGAATATCATCCCGggtcagatgaaaaaaaatactaaattggAGGACTAGCTGTTAGAAGACCATGCACAGTAGTTAATGTTCTTTGTGGCATTCATAGTATTATCCCAGTTAGTCATGTTTGACCCATAATACCCAAAAAAACATGTAGTTATGCTTGCTGTTGTTAATGCCATTGTGACTGTAGGTCACAGAGTTGTAATCTAATAAACCTGTGTGCAGGTATAGTGTAGTGGAGGATTAATATCAGTGTAGGGAGTGGTTCAGCTGCTCAACCCTTATTTACATAGCACAGGCAATGGATTCAATATAAAATCAAGATTAGATGATGGGGTCAGAGCCACAATAAAGGGTGGCTTTATCCAAactacaaaatattattttatttaacctaACTGTACAAATGGCTTTAGTGTTATTTGCCCAGGTTTTGAGAAAGCTGTCTGAGATATCTGCCTCCACTTCGTACAGGGCTCAAAgcactggaaaaaaacaaatttaaaaaattaacagCAACCCGTCTTTCCAGAAACTAAAGTAGAGCTCCTCCGGAAAATATCGAGAACCTACTGCAAGCAGTTTTCATTAGAAGTcctttctactgaagaaatagtttGTGTTAGAACTATGGAGAGCACGTTGTGTGtattaaaaaatgttggaattgaattatttacataattttttcaTTATGAGCACAATGACCTCCAACATATTGGGTAATTGTTAAAAATTTTATGTTGATATTCCACGAGGGGTAATGAGAAGtacttttttgtaatttgggtgatcGATTTGAAACGACTGGAAGTGTTTGTTAATATGTTAATAAGATACAAAAGTGAACACacaattattaaagaaaatgcTTACTAAATCATGAACACATGGGAATCAAAATTCAGATGTGATCCAATGCAAGAAACGTAAATACGTAGGCCTGTAAGAACAAAAGCACGTGTTCAGAAACCAATgccaaactgtaaaaaaaaaaaaaaaaaagtgtgtcaTGTGTAGGTTATTTATGACAGAACAAAGTAAACAGTGTATCATCTAGATGTTGCAATGGTTTCCAAACTACTCGAGAGTTAATAATCTGGTTTTgggcagatttttttctctgtttccgtGGGTGAGCCGAGCTGTTTTGATGGTGTTTTGTCTCCCTCCTATGTCCGTATCACGCTAGGACCCTGTACTTCTCCCACCACACTGGCCTATCTATTTATCATTAGCGATGTCACAGGCACGACTAGGACCCAATACAAAACCCATCTTTGAGACAGCTTCTGAAACGCCCGATCGCAAACGTCAAACATAAGAACAGCCTACTATTGTTAAATGGGTTCCTGGATACAAGAGATGGCGTGCAGTCACGGTGGCCGAGAGGTTAAGGCGTTGGACTCGAAATCCAATGGGGTTTCCCCGCACAGGTTCGAATCCTGTTCGTGACGACTTACATTTTGCTTGTTAGGCACCACACATCCTGCAATGAGAACGCAAAACCGATGTATATATAGAGAGATACATTACATAGTCATGTGGCGCAGTTACCTTTTTAGGTTTTGCACATGTGAATAACTATACTCTATTGTTGAGACGCATTTTCCTCTCCAACCACTCTCCTACGCCCGTGGTCCAAATCTTTacattcaatgtttcataattAAAGTGACAATTAGCCGCGATAGCACAGAGATTATGAATAATGtgatttcacataaaaaagTCTATGATTTGTTTTCATCGTTGACACTGAATTCTCACACGTGTGTTTCCATATTCTCGCGTTGTTTGTGAATGGAACTCATTTGGTACAAACCGgccactttctttcttttctgtaaaCATGGTCAGCACACTGTGTGCTTACATTTGTGACTGCATTGCTTTTTTTGTACGAAAAAAATAGAAGTGTGGTAATTGTCAGTATCTGTCGACTCGGCTATAAGAGCGCACAAAAAGAAATTTCTACGTGTGTACCCCTTCCCCATGTAGAATAATGGAAGTGGCCAAAATGCATAAAAGCGACCGGCAGCTCCCACTGACGTAGTTTTTGGGGCATTGTTGAAGCGTGTAGTTGAACGCTTGTACAGATTTTTAAATAGCGTTTTTTGGGGGCACAAGTATTGTTTAGGTATAAATAACCAGGTCATTTAATATAAGGCTTTTCGAACAAGTTATAGGGGCCACCGTTACATATATATAGACACATTAGTTTTGTAACAAAGCATTTGGCCAGACTGCGCGCTAACAAAGCTGTTTCCTTTTACTAAAAAAAAGGCACACAAAGGAAATGCGGCCGATTGGTTTGATAGTATTAACGGTAGCTGGGGTTGTCTAAACGGTCGAGGGATACATGTTTTAGAATAGCTCGTAATACACAAGTTACTATACTTAAAGCTCTGGTGCAACTTTAACTTCTTGGTACTGTTTTAACTGATTTCGACATTTTTGGTCAACTGCAATGCTATATCGTTGACGAGTGCTTACTTACCTACACATTACTAGGTCTATTCGTGTGCACTAACGTTATGTGAAGAATGAAGCTGTCATGGCGATAAccgtgaaaagaaaaaaatgactcctATCCTGAAATTAAAAAGAAGGAAGCTAACTGCGAGCTAACTAACGTTTAGGGCTAGTGATAGCATTTTGCTGCTAGTGTTggttagctgtttttttttttgttttttttttaaagagggcGGTTATCTTACAGCTCTTTTAGTGTCGTCTATGATATGTGGTTTGACTGTTAGTCGACTGTCTAAGGAGTTAGTCCTTGTGTCTAGAAACGATTACTATCGAACCAGCGTTACAGTATTTGCAGAAAGGTGTAGTTAGCATTTGGCTAATTAGTTAGCTGGGCTAAAGCTAACGGCAGCCAGCAGTTATTGCTACTGAAGTGACAGGAATAGAGCGAACAGCGGGGTAACGTTATCTTTTCTTCGAGACTAACAATGGCAACCCCTACAAACGAGGCCTTGTTCTTGATAAAGGATGTGAAGCCGGGGTCGAAAAATCTGAATATTGTATTCATCGTTTTGGAAATAGGTAAGTAAGTAGTTGGACGGTGACGCTGCAGCGTCTGGCCCCAAACCATCAACTCGTGTGTTTTCTTAAAGGGGCAACGTTACACGTTACTTAGAGTAATACTTAACGTTAacagggacttttttttttaatgatctcaTGACATTTCCGTGTACATGTTGGTAATCTAACCCTGGTTAAAGGTTTATTCGGTAGGTTaggtacatttgtttttgtgggtCCTCTGGAAAAAATGACAATCAGATGGGTCATGAATATAAACAAAGCATCTTAAAGCACTGTACTTTAAATACAAGTGGCTGGAAGGTTCTAAAATGTCATATAACTTCATGAGATTGCCTTTTAACTTCCCTTCAGTGATGATTTATTATAGTTTTTAACTTCTCTGCACCTTTGTAATAAGGGCTCGTTAAATTTGAGCCACTAACATAATGAGAAAGTCCAAAGAGTTCAGTATGTAATAGTCTCCTGGTGCCATCTCATTGATGATCTTGGGACTTCAGGATGCAACTGGGTGTTCCACCAGGACAATGACCTTAAACAAACACCAAATGCTGTTTGGGGATAGCTAAATCAAGACAAGTGGTCAAAGATCCAACCAGAGTTCTGCCAAAAGCTTGTTGATGGCTTCCCAAAAATAGCTGATGGAGGTGAAGGGACATGCAACCAAATACAACTTTGATTTTTAATGATCTCATGGCATTTCAGTGTAtctgttgttaagctaacccTAGTTAGAGGTGTAATCAGTAGGTTAAAAGTTTTATCCAGCTAACTtgcccttgttttttttttttcccctattaGGACGAGTAACCAAAACAAAAGATGGTCATGAGGTGCGGTCCTGCAAGGTTGCAGACAAGAGCGGGAGCATTGCCATCTCTGTTTGGGATGAACTCGGCAGCCTCATTCAGCCAGGAGATATCATCAAGCTGACCAGAGGGTAAGGTTGTTCCCATGCACAGAGCCAAGATTCAAACTGTACTATTTTGCTGAAAGTGCAATCCCCAAATGATCCATTTGAGTTACTTACCTGCATTTGACAGgtggttttatatttatatatatatatatatatatatatatatatatatatatatatatatatatatatatatatatatatacctgaGGATTAAATTCTAGGATGAGTGATCTTGTGTGGATAAGTCTAATGTGTGATTTCTGTGTTAGCTATGCATCCATATGGAAAGGCTGCCTGACCCTATACACTGGAAGAGGAGGGGATCTACAGAAGATTGGAGAGTGAGTAGCAAACCGCAAGTCTATTTATACTTCACCTAAGGGAGACTCATTGGCATGCTGGTTGTCATATATTCCCTGCACAAGCGTCATACAAGGCCAGGGCATTTAGTGAAGTATGTCAGTAACATGTACTTGGCTTAAGAGTtgtcaggtgtgtgtatatactgtacatattttctCTAAACAAAGCCCAAGACATGTTTATACTAGTCTGACTCTGTCTTATACCGTCCCCCTGAGCAGCCTTCTGTAGAGAAGaaagttttccttttttgaaAGATTTCATATCTATTAAAAAAGATATTCTGCTTATTAGTCAGACACTGACTGTTTCAAACTGTCATCGCAACCAAACGCATCATATCTGATGGTTGAATGATATGGGGAAACATGCATTTTATCTCCCAGGTTTTGCATGGTGTATTCAGAAGTGCCCAACTTCAGCGAACCAAACGCAGAGCTGCTATCCCAAACGAACCAGCAAAACAAGTCTGTGAGTAGCTGTGCACCCACTCCCAACACCTGGATCAGAATTTACTTTGTCCCATCTGTTACACTTGTCTACATTAATTTACAATAACAAGAAACTCTTGTACACATACATCTTTTAAAAGAccaacattgttttttgttttttttattttacacaagtTATTTGTATGCTGACTAGTATTTCCACGCTGCAGCCTAACACCAATGGTGGTATTAAAGGTGACCTTCTCTTCCACCCACAGGGTAAACCAGACCAGAATCAGAGGGGAAACTCTCCACCCAATCAGAATTCAGGTACACCCGCCCCACCAGGTCAGTTGACGTGTATTTTCCTTTATGCAAAAAGTGTGCCTCTATGCTATCACAACCTAGGTGTGGTAGCATATGTAAAATCATTTCTCAACATATTTGAAGAGTAATGAATAAACGTCAAAGGTAGTATAGTGCCatgatttaaattttatatgcTTAGTGAAATCTGAAATGAGACATCTCTTTATATACTAAATGTGTTTACAGAATAGGAGGCACAATAAACCATTttcatagcagacattttgactcgtAGTAGGAAAAGCACGGGTGTTACTGATAGTCCCAGTAAGCAGCGGCAGTGAACCAGCACAACACCagaagcagctaaatgaaattcagtcattcttttatatttacacctgtgcttttcctacctgtgatttgtcaaaatgttttgtgtggGGAAAAAGTAAtcaattcaaatttatttgtatagcaccgTCTCATGCaaaagcagttcaaagtgcttttcataaaaataaaaaaataaaaaatgcaaaaacagaaacatccatgcatacatacacataaaatattaaaataatttaaaggatgaaaaatgtgttgttgtttttttcttcattgaaGACTCATTTGTACGTCTCGACCCACAGGTAACGGTGCCATGCCGCCatttaacaacaataacaacccACCACCTGGTGCACCCCGTGACCCTGCGTTTGGGGGCGTTGGACGACCCAACGGTCGGTCACCTGGCAATGGAGCTCCTCCAGTTACTGTTGCTGGACCCCAGACAGCCGCAAAGTCTTCAGTTACCATTAGCAATGGCAGGGACCCACGGCGTGCCAAAAGATGAAACTGGGGTTAGGGGGATCATGTAGGGAAGTTCTGTATGTCCCCATTTCCCCCTAcccctgttttttttgttttttttgttttgtttttttt contains:
- the nabp1a gene encoding SOSS complex subunit B2 isoform X2; the encoded protein is MATPTNEALFLIKDVKPGSKNLNIVFIVLEIGRVTKTKDGHEVRSCKVADKSGSIAISVWDELGSLIQPGDIIKLTRGYASIWKGCLTLYTGRGGDLQKIGEFCMVYSEVPNFSEPNAELLSQTNQQNKSGKPDQNQRGNSPPNQNSGNGAMPPFNNNNNPPPGAPRDPAFGGVGRPNGRSPGNGAPPVTVAGPQTAAKSSVTISNGRDPRRAKR
- the nabp1a gene encoding SOSS complex subunit B2 isoform X1 yields the protein MATPTNEALFLIKDVKPGSKNLNIVFIVLEIGRVTKTKDGHEVRSCKVADKSGSIAISVWDELGSLIQPGDIIKLTRGYASIWKGCLTLYTGRGGDLQKIGEFCMVYSEVPNFSEPNAELLSQTNQQNKSGKPDQNQRGNSPPNQNSGTPAPPGNGAMPPFNNNNNPPPGAPRDPAFGGVGRPNGRSPGNGAPPVTVAGPQTAAKSSVTISNGRDPRRAKR
- the cavin2a gene encoding caveolae-associated protein 2a, producing the protein MEGDASHAEPSSVSGSPHTTPQQPPENPEILIPSFSPSSAPSSPTPTGTLSRLGLKSPTSPSAAAPGSPIDRGQVSAITVVALLDKLVNMLEAVQDNQQRMEQRQADLEGAVRVVQGDVTRLSKTHISTSNCVSKLLERSRKVSGHLKDVKERMDKQAVQVKKLEANHNHLLKRNHFKVLIFQEDNEIPSTVFVKDSLKTPQPSQCDAASTHPTPSVSGSVDGIRVPEGLQTISLSSDDDDDLAIHAEEDDMLEGEAAMGTSHNFERRADRFKRSSLKKVDSLKKAFSRQSIEKKMTQITTKIVPPEKRDKIKKSLTPNHPKSPTAKSSSFKVSPMTFNVKKVRDGEAPTQDMGSPGEEAHVEIPPLGSLDGEIPLAEVHTQEGVVEEIREMLSPSTPDSMKAQLAINGEAPSIECEINGHRSAGLAVPEHDDDIGEDDEEEEEEQQKSPAETAADAKIPTATIAVEQVS